A window from Cellulomonas sp. C5510 encodes these proteins:
- a CDS encoding holo-ACP synthase, whose product MIVGVGIDVVDVARFMATVERVPALRERLFTAEERDLAPSSLAARFAAKEAIAKALGAPGGMSWQDATVRRVPGGPPEVEVVGTVAARAAELGVARFHLSISHDAGIASAMVVAESA is encoded by the coding sequence GTGATCGTCGGGGTCGGGATCGACGTCGTGGACGTCGCGCGCTTCATGGCGACGGTCGAGCGGGTGCCGGCCCTGCGGGAGCGGCTGTTCACGGCGGAGGAGCGGGACCTGGCCCCGTCGTCGCTGGCCGCGCGGTTCGCGGCGAAGGAGGCCATCGCGAAGGCGCTCGGGGCGCCCGGCGGGATGTCGTGGCAGGACGCGACCGTGCGCCGCGTCCCCGGCGGGCCGCCCGAGGTCGAGGTGGTCGGCACGGTCGCGGCGCGCGCGGCCGAGCTCGGCGTCGCGCGGTTCCACCTGTCGATCTCCCACGACGCGGGCATCGCCTCGGCGATGGTGGTCGCCGAGTCCGCCTGA
- the glmS gene encoding glutamine--fructose-6-phosphate transaminase (isomerizing) encodes MCGIVGYVGDHRPDGQPLEVALEGLRRLEYRGYDSAGVALVTGDGTLATAKKAGKLGNLVALLEEQPLPDATAAIGHTRWATHGGPTDVNAHPHVAGRIALIHNGIVENYAVLKDELLADGAELLSETDTEVVAHLLARAYDETKDLGDAMRVVVRRLHGTFTLLAVHADHPDTVVGARHDSPLVVGLGEGANYLGSDVAAFIAQTRRALELAQDQVVVITPRTVTVTDFDGNPAEGREYVVDWDAAAAEKGGFRSFMEKEIADQPQAVHDTLLGRTDTRGRLILDDMKIDESVLRSVDKIIVIACGTAAYAGHVAKYAIEHWCRVPVEVELAHEFRYRDPIVNARTLVVAISQSGETMDTLMAIRHAREQGAKVLAICNTHGSTIPRESDAALYTHAGPEVAVASTKAFLAQITAAYLLGLYLAQLRGNKFADEIGEILEDLRAMPAKIQEVLDRAGRVREIARWMADTSSVLFLGRHVGFPVALEGALKLKELAYIHAEGFAAGELKHGPIALIEPGQPVFVIVPSPRGRDSLHSKVVSNIQEIRARGARTLVIAEDGDEAVKAYADEVFFVPQSPTLLAPLLSVVPLQVFACELATARGLDVDQPRNLAKSVTVE; translated from the coding sequence ATGTGTGGAATCGTCGGGTACGTCGGTGACCATCGACCGGACGGGCAGCCGCTCGAGGTCGCGCTGGAGGGCCTGCGCCGTCTGGAGTACCGCGGGTACGACTCCGCGGGCGTCGCGCTCGTCACCGGCGACGGCACCCTCGCGACGGCCAAGAAGGCCGGCAAGCTGGGCAACCTCGTCGCGCTCCTCGAGGAGCAGCCGCTGCCCGACGCCACGGCCGCGATCGGGCACACCCGGTGGGCGACGCACGGCGGCCCGACCGACGTCAACGCCCACCCGCACGTCGCCGGGCGCATCGCCCTGATCCACAACGGGATCGTCGAGAACTACGCCGTCCTCAAGGACGAGCTGCTCGCGGACGGCGCCGAGCTGCTCTCCGAGACCGACACCGAGGTCGTCGCGCACCTGCTGGCCCGGGCGTACGACGAGACCAAGGACCTCGGCGACGCGATGCGCGTCGTCGTGCGGCGGCTGCACGGCACGTTCACCCTGCTCGCGGTGCACGCCGACCACCCGGACACCGTCGTGGGCGCGCGGCACGACTCCCCGCTCGTCGTCGGGCTCGGCGAGGGTGCCAACTACCTCGGGTCCGACGTCGCCGCGTTCATCGCCCAGACCCGCCGGGCCCTGGAGCTCGCGCAGGACCAGGTCGTCGTCATCACGCCCCGCACCGTGACGGTGACCGACTTCGACGGCAACCCCGCCGAGGGCCGCGAGTACGTCGTCGACTGGGACGCCGCCGCCGCCGAGAAGGGCGGGTTCCGCTCCTTCATGGAGAAGGAGATCGCCGACCAGCCGCAGGCCGTGCACGACACCCTGCTCGGGCGCACGGACACCCGCGGTCGCCTGATCCTCGACGACATGAAGATCGACGAGTCCGTGCTCCGGTCCGTCGACAAGATCATCGTCATCGCGTGCGGCACCGCCGCGTACGCGGGGCACGTCGCGAAGTACGCGATCGAGCACTGGTGCCGCGTCCCCGTCGAGGTCGAGCTCGCGCACGAGTTCCGCTACCGCGACCCGATCGTCAACGCCCGGACGCTCGTCGTGGCGATCTCCCAGTCCGGCGAGACCATGGACACGCTCATGGCCATCCGGCACGCCCGCGAGCAGGGCGCGAAGGTGCTGGCGATCTGCAACACCCACGGGTCCACCATCCCGCGCGAGTCGGACGCGGCGCTGTACACGCACGCCGGACCCGAGGTCGCGGTGGCGTCGACCAAGGCGTTCCTCGCGCAGATCACCGCCGCGTACCTGCTGGGCCTGTACCTCGCGCAGCTCCGGGGCAACAAGTTCGCCGACGAGATCGGTGAGATCCTCGAGGACCTGCGCGCCATGCCCGCGAAGATCCAGGAGGTGCTGGACCGCGCCGGCCGCGTCCGGGAGATCGCCCGGTGGATGGCCGACACCTCGTCCGTGCTGTTCCTCGGCCGGCACGTCGGCTTCCCGGTCGCGCTGGAGGGCGCGCTGAAGCTCAAGGAGCTCGCCTACATCCACGCCGAGGGCTTCGCCGCGGGCGAGCTCAAGCACGGGCCGATCGCCCTCATCGAACCCGGGCAGCCGGTGTTCGTCATCGTCCCCTCGCCGCGCGGCCGCGACTCGCTGCACTCGAAGGTCGTGTCGAACATCCAGGAGATCCGGGCCCGCGGCGCCCGCACACTGGTCATCGCGGAGGACGGCGACGAGGCGGTGAAGGCGTACGCGGACGAGGTGTTCTTCGTGCCGCAGAGCCCGACGCTGCTCGCCCCGCTGCTGTCCGTGGTGCCGCTGCAGGTCTTCGCGTGCGAGCTCGCGACCGCCCGGGGGCTCGACGTCGACCAGCCCCGCAACCTCGCGAAGTCCGTCACGGTCGAGTAG
- the coaA gene encoding type I pantothenate kinase — MRATDVPVSPSPYVELDRDAWVRLSESTPLPLTDADVTRLRGLGDPIDLAEVDAIYRPLSRLLDLYVTATRRLHAASSTFLREDTPRTPFVIGVAGSVAVGKSTTARLLRELMARWPATPNVALMTTDGFLHPNAELERRGLMDRKGFPESYDRRALLQFVSRVKAGEAEVRAPVYDHVTYDIVPGAEVVVRRPDVLIVEGLNVLQPAPSAAGTSSTSNLAVSDFFDFSIYVDARTQDVRQWYVERFLSLRSTAFARPESYFHRYAALSDAEAVARAESIWDAINAPNLVRNILPTRSRATLVLTKGSDHSVRRVRLRKL; from the coding sequence GTGCGAGCCACCGACGTCCCCGTGTCGCCGTCGCCCTACGTGGAGCTGGACCGGGACGCGTGGGTCCGGCTGTCCGAGTCCACCCCGCTGCCGCTGACCGACGCCGACGTCACGCGGCTGCGCGGCCTGGGCGACCCGATCGACCTCGCCGAGGTGGATGCGATCTACCGGCCGCTGTCGCGGTTGCTCGACCTGTACGTCACGGCGACCCGGCGCCTGCACGCGGCGTCCTCGACGTTCCTGCGGGAGGACACGCCGCGCACCCCCTTCGTGATCGGCGTGGCCGGTTCGGTGGCCGTCGGCAAGTCGACCACCGCCCGCCTGCTGCGCGAGCTGATGGCCCGCTGGCCCGCGACCCCGAACGTGGCCCTCATGACGACGGACGGGTTCCTGCACCCGAACGCCGAGCTCGAGCGTCGGGGGCTCATGGACCGCAAGGGCTTCCCGGAGTCGTACGACCGGCGCGCGCTGCTGCAGTTCGTGTCCCGCGTGAAGGCGGGTGAGGCCGAGGTCCGTGCCCCGGTGTACGACCACGTGACCTACGACATCGTGCCGGGCGCCGAGGTCGTGGTGCGCCGCCCGGACGTGCTGATCGTCGAGGGGCTGAACGTGCTGCAGCCCGCCCCGTCCGCCGCGGGGACGTCGAGCACGTCGAACCTCGCCGTGAGCGACTTCTTCGACTTCTCGATCTACGTCGACGCCCGCACGCAGGACGTGCGCCAGTGGTACGTCGAGCGGTTCCTGTCCCTGCGCTCGACGGCTTTCGCCCGCCCGGAGTCGTACTTCCACCGGTACGCGGCCCTCAGCGACGCGGAGGCCGTGGCGCGCGCCGAGAGCATCTGGGACGCGATCAACGCCCCGAACCTGGTGCGCAACATCCTCCCGACGCGCAGCCGCGCGACGCTCGTGCTGACCAAGGGCAGCGACCACTCCGTGCGCCGGGTGCGGCTCCGCAAGCTCTGA
- a CDS encoding DedA family protein, with product MLQDWISSIESWIPALADSLWVYPALTLFALVDGFFPPIPSESVVIALASLSVSHGAPNLALIALAGALGAFAGDQIAYTIGSQVDVHRLRVFRSERGRKALAWAEHALEHRGSSFILAARYIPVGRVAVNMTAGALGYPRRRFVGLTALAAVTWAGYGTAVGVGAGMWLESHPLIAVVAGVVVGTLVGVAIDWVLRRWTGLGRGVAVGAAPVDLASAPVAEDGPGASRAREGGAPLAREHGAAHAGATGPGGQGAGGQGPTPPGSGVVAGGTEAGGTASGPQRPGATEPGAADRDAAGRGAADPGGPRRPAGSSRLPVASPPVPDVPVRPAVLAAGAAEMGARVTSRQRSGPAR from the coding sequence GTGCTGCAGGACTGGATCAGCTCGATCGAGAGCTGGATACCCGCCCTGGCGGACTCCCTGTGGGTCTACCCGGCGCTGACGCTGTTCGCACTGGTCGACGGCTTCTTCCCTCCGATCCCGAGCGAGTCGGTGGTCATCGCCCTGGCGTCCCTGTCCGTGTCGCACGGAGCCCCGAACCTCGCGCTCATCGCGCTGGCCGGCGCGCTCGGGGCGTTCGCCGGCGACCAGATCGCGTACACGATCGGCTCGCAGGTCGACGTGCACCGGCTGCGCGTCTTCCGGTCGGAGCGCGGGCGCAAGGCCCTCGCGTGGGCCGAGCACGCCCTGGAGCACCGCGGCTCCTCGTTCATCCTCGCGGCCCGCTACATCCCCGTGGGGCGGGTGGCGGTCAACATGACGGCGGGCGCCCTCGGCTACCCGCGCCGGCGGTTCGTCGGGCTGACGGCCCTGGCGGCCGTCACCTGGGCGGGCTACGGCACGGCCGTCGGCGTCGGCGCGGGCATGTGGCTGGAGTCGCACCCGCTCATCGCGGTCGTGGCCGGTGTCGTCGTCGGCACGCTGGTCGGTGTGGCGATCGACTGGGTGCTGCGGCGCTGGACGGGGCTGGGCCGCGGTGTGGCCGTCGGCGCGGCCCCCGTCGACCTCGCGTCCGCGCCGGTCGCCGAGGACGGGCCCGGTGCGTCCCGCGCCCGCGAGGGCGGTGCGCCGCTCGCCCGCGAGCACGGTGCGGCCCACGCGGGCGCGACGGGTCCGGGCGGGCAGGGTGCGGGCGGGCAGGGTCCGACCCCGCCCGGTTCCGGGGTGGTCGCCGGGGGGACCGAAGCCGGAGGGACGGCGTCGGGGCCCCAGCGACCGGGGGCGACGGAGCCGGGAGCGGCCGACCGGGACGCCGCGGGCCGAGGGGCCGCCGATCCGGGGGGCCCTCGCCGCCCGGCCGGTTCGTCGCGCCTGCCCGTCGCGTCCCCTCCGGTCCCCGACGTGCCCGTGAGGCCTGCCGTGCTCGCAGCCGGCGCCGCCGAGATGGGCGCGCGGGTCACGTCCCGGCAACGATCCGGTCCCGCTCGCTAA
- a CDS encoding peptide deformylase codes for MPTGPGAVPAARWPASLVRERVGLLLEAAEAAPGGTVPIVQAGHPALRMRAVPYDGQLDAGTLDALVGVMRRTMHAAPGVGLAAPQIGLPLALAVLADPGAAGTESGTVRERPQLPFRVLVNPAYGPVPGEHPEHVAFYEGCLSVTGYQAVVPRLRQLRLTGVDELGAPLDEVVQGWPARIVQHETDHLNGTLYLDRAHLRSLSATDELGAHWASEPRPSEAARTLGFPLEG; via the coding sequence GTGCCGACCGGGCCGGGTGCGGTCCCCGCGGCGCGGTGGCCCGCGTCCCTGGTCCGGGAGCGCGTCGGCCTGCTGCTCGAGGCCGCGGAGGCGGCGCCCGGCGGCACCGTGCCGATCGTCCAGGCCGGCCACCCAGCGCTGCGGATGCGGGCGGTGCCGTACGACGGTCAGCTCGACGCCGGCACGCTCGACGCACTCGTCGGCGTCATGCGCCGCACGATGCACGCCGCGCCCGGCGTCGGGCTCGCCGCGCCGCAGATCGGGCTGCCCCTCGCCCTGGCGGTGCTCGCGGACCCGGGTGCCGCGGGCACCGAGTCGGGCACGGTGCGGGAGCGGCCGCAGCTGCCGTTCCGCGTCCTGGTCAACCCGGCGTACGGGCCGGTGCCGGGCGAGCATCCGGAGCACGTGGCGTTCTACGAGGGCTGCCTGAGCGTGACCGGGTACCAGGCGGTCGTGCCGCGGCTGCGACAGCTGCGGCTCACGGGCGTGGACGAGCTCGGCGCCCCCCTCGACGAGGTCGTCCAGGGTTGGCCCGCGCGGATCGTGCAGCACGAGACGGACCACCTGAACGGGACGCTCTACCTGGACCGCGCTCACCTGCGGTCGCTGTCGGCCACCGACGAGCTCGGCGCGCACTGGGCCTCCGAGCCGCGTCCCTCGGAGGCGGCGCGCACGCTCGGCTTCCCGCTCGAGGGCTGA
- the glmM gene encoding phosphoglucosamine mutase, whose translation MGRLFGTDGVRGLANRDVTAEVALDLSVAAAHVLASRGEFAGHRPRAVVGRDPRASGEFLSAAVAAGLASAGVDVLNVGVLPTPAVAHLTGALDVDLGVVLSASHNPMPDNGIKFLARGGHKLDDELEDAIEQRLREDWERPVGADVGRIRSDTGRAGEQYIEHLVSTIGHGLTGLRVAVDCANGAASEVGPAALRAAGADVVVINASPDGRNINEACGSTHPEQLQAAVVASGADLGVAFDGDADRCLAVDHTGALVDGDQIMGVLALDLRDRGALAHDTLVVTVMSNLGLRLAMQAAGVRTVETAVGDRYVLEAMRAHGYSLGGEQSGHVILADHATTGDGTLTALQLASRVAATGQKLSELAAVVRRLPQTLVNVPGVDKARAATDEQVAAAVSAAQAALGSTGRVLLRSSGTEPLVRVMVEAGTQDDADRVASQLADVVRDRLAL comes from the coding sequence ATGGGACGACTGTTCGGCACCGACGGGGTGCGAGGACTGGCCAACCGGGACGTCACGGCGGAGGTCGCGCTCGACCTGTCCGTCGCCGCGGCGCACGTGCTGGCGTCGCGCGGGGAGTTCGCCGGCCACCGGCCGCGGGCCGTCGTGGGCCGTGACCCGCGCGCGTCGGGGGAGTTCCTGTCCGCCGCCGTGGCCGCGGGCCTCGCGAGCGCGGGCGTCGACGTGCTGAACGTCGGCGTGCTGCCGACGCCGGCCGTCGCGCACCTCACGGGTGCGCTGGACGTCGACCTGGGCGTCGTGCTGTCGGCGTCGCACAACCCGATGCCGGACAACGGGATCAAGTTCCTCGCGCGCGGCGGCCACAAGCTCGACGACGAGCTGGAGGACGCCATCGAGCAGCGCCTGCGGGAGGACTGGGAGCGTCCCGTGGGCGCGGACGTCGGGCGCATCCGCTCCGACACCGGCCGCGCGGGCGAGCAGTACATCGAGCACCTGGTCTCGACCATCGGGCACGGCCTGACCGGGCTGCGCGTCGCCGTCGACTGCGCGAACGGCGCGGCCAGCGAGGTCGGGCCGGCGGCGCTGCGGGCCGCGGGCGCCGACGTGGTCGTGATCAACGCCTCGCCCGACGGCCGCAACATCAACGAGGCGTGCGGGTCCACGCACCCCGAGCAGCTCCAGGCGGCGGTCGTCGCCTCGGGGGCCGACCTCGGCGTGGCGTTCGACGGCGACGCGGACCGCTGCCTCGCGGTCGACCACACCGGGGCCCTGGTCGACGGCGACCAGATCATGGGGGTGCTGGCTCTCGACCTGCGGGACCGCGGCGCCCTGGCCCACGACACGCTGGTCGTCACCGTCATGAGCAACCTCGGCCTGCGCCTGGCCATGCAGGCCGCCGGGGTGCGCACCGTCGAGACGGCGGTCGGCGACCGCTACGTGCTCGAGGCGATGCGCGCGCACGGCTACAGCCTCGGAGGTGAGCAGTCCGGGCACGTCATCCTGGCGGACCACGCGACGACGGGCGACGGCACCCTCACCGCGCTGCAGCTCGCCTCGCGCGTCGCCGCCACCGGGCAGAAGCTCAGCGAGCTCGCCGCCGTCGTGCGGCGGCTGCCGCAGACGCTGGTGAACGTGCCCGGCGTCGACAAGGCCCGTGCCGCCACGGACGAGCAGGTCGCCGCCGCGGTGAGCGCGGCGCAGGCGGCGCTCGGGTCGACCGGTCGTGTGCTGCTGCGGTCGTCCGGGACCGAGCCGCTCGTGCGGGTCATGGTGGAGGCGGGAACGCAGGACGACGCGGACCGCGTCGCGTCGCAGCTCGCCGACGTGGTGCGCGACCGGCTGGCGCTCTGA
- the rpsI gene encoding 30S ribosomal protein S9, with amino-acid sequence MAETTVDIDLEGGETPSSYTSETSAPAGRGQSLTAPGQALGRRKEAIARVRLVPGTGQWKINGRTLEEYFPNKVHQQLVNSPLKLVDVEGRFDVIARISGGGVTGQAGALRLGIARALNAIDAEHNRPALKKAGFLTRDARVVERKKAGLKKARKAPQYSKR; translated from the coding sequence GTGGCCGAGACCACGGTCGACATCGACCTTGAGGGCGGCGAGACGCCCAGCAGCTACACCTCCGAGACCAGCGCGCCGGCTGGCCGCGGGCAGAGCCTGACGGCTCCCGGCCAGGCCCTGGGCCGCCGCAAGGAGGCGATCGCCCGCGTGCGCCTGGTGCCCGGCACCGGCCAGTGGAAGATCAACGGCCGCACCCTCGAGGAGTACTTCCCGAACAAGGTGCACCAGCAGCTCGTGAACTCCCCGCTGAAGCTGGTCGACGTCGAGGGTCGCTTCGACGTCATCGCCCGCATCAGCGGCGGCGGCGTGACCGGCCAGGCCGGTGCGCTGCGCCTGGGCATCGCCCGCGCGCTCAACGCCATCGACGCCGAGCACAACCGCCCGGCGCTCAAGAAGGCCGGGTTCCTGACCCGCGACGCCCGCGTGGTGGAGCGCAAGAAGGCCGGTCTCAAGAAGGCCCGCAAGGCGCCGCAGTACTCGAAGCGCTGA
- the rplM gene encoding 50S ribosomal protein L13 produces the protein MRTYTPKPGDVQRNWYVIDATDVVLGRLATHVATLLRGKHKATFAPHVDGGDFVIVINADKVALTGNKREAKLAYRHSGYPGGLRAVAYSDLLAKHPERAVEKAVRGMLPKTSLARQQLSKLKVYAGAEHPHAAQQPKPFEITQVAQG, from the coding sequence GTGCGCACGTACACCCCGAAGCCCGGCGACGTCCAGCGGAACTGGTACGTCATCGACGCGACCGACGTCGTCCTGGGTCGCCTGGCCACCCACGTCGCCACGCTGCTGCGTGGCAAGCACAAGGCGACCTTCGCCCCCCACGTGGACGGCGGCGACTTCGTCATCGTCATCAACGCGGACAAGGTCGCGCTGACCGGCAACAAGCGCGAGGCCAAGCTCGCGTACCGCCACTCCGGCTACCCGGGCGGTCTGCGGGCCGTCGCGTACTCCGACCTGCTCGCCAAGCACCCCGAGCGTGCGGTCGAGAAGGCCGTGCGCGGCATGCTCCCGAAGACCTCGCTGGCCCGCCAGCAGCTCTCCAAGCTGAAGGTCTACGCGGGTGCCGAGCACCCGCACGCCGCCCAGCAGCCGAAGCCCTTCGAGATCACCCAGGTCGCGCAGGGCTGA
- a CDS encoding ABC-F family ATP-binding cassette domain-containing protein has product MGHLEVHDVRYVLPDGRPLLGGVDLRVGEGQRTALVGPNGAGKSTLLRIVAGDEQPHDGAVVRTGGLGVMRQDVGRIADDRSVRDLLASLATGAVGAAAAELTAAELLMMEVDDEPAQMRYAQALADWADVGGYEVEADWDRVTDAVLSIPFDRAQHRSVRTLSGGEQKRLVLEALLRGPQEVLLLDEPDNALDVPTKRWLEQRLLESPKTVLLVSHDRELLSRVPTHVATLEPARTGATVWVHGGTFTTYTEAREARRERLAELARRWDEEHAKLITLVNTLKTKAAFNDGLASRYSAAQTRLRKFEEAGPPEVVAHDQHVRVRLRGGRTAKRAVVAEQLELTGLMRPFDLEVWFGERVAVLGSNGSGKSHFLRLLAAGGTDPQPEQAPSEGEPPVDPVTHTGVARLGSRVVPGFFAQNRQHAQDAAFAGRTLLEILHRGEGRRPGMGREPASKALDRYELVASAEQRYETLSGGQQARFHILLLELGGATLLLLDEPTDNLDLHSAEALEAGLAAFEGTVLAVTHDRWFARGFDRFLVFGEDGAVVETPEPVWDAGRVARAR; this is encoded by the coding sequence ATGGGTCATCTCGAGGTGCACGACGTGCGCTACGTGCTCCCGGACGGGCGGCCGCTGCTGGGCGGCGTGGACCTGCGGGTCGGCGAGGGGCAGCGCACGGCGCTGGTCGGGCCGAACGGCGCCGGCAAGTCGACGCTGCTGCGCATCGTGGCGGGCGACGAGCAGCCGCACGACGGCGCGGTGGTGCGCACCGGCGGGCTGGGCGTGATGCGGCAGGACGTGGGCCGCATCGCCGACGACCGCTCGGTGCGGGACCTGCTCGCGTCGCTGGCCACCGGCGCGGTCGGGGCCGCGGCGGCGGAGCTGACGGCCGCCGAGCTGCTCATGATGGAGGTCGACGACGAGCCCGCGCAGATGCGGTACGCGCAGGCGCTCGCGGACTGGGCGGACGTCGGCGGCTACGAGGTCGAGGCGGACTGGGACCGCGTGACGGACGCCGTCCTGTCGATCCCGTTCGACCGGGCGCAGCACCGCAGCGTGCGGACCCTGTCCGGCGGGGAGCAGAAGCGGCTGGTGCTGGAGGCGCTGCTGCGCGGCCCGCAGGAGGTGCTGCTGCTCGACGAGCCGGACAACGCGCTGGACGTGCCGACCAAGCGCTGGCTGGAGCAGCGGCTGCTGGAGAGCCCGAAGACGGTGCTGCTCGTCAGCCACGACCGGGAGCTGCTCTCCCGGGTCCCCACGCACGTCGCCACGCTGGAGCCCGCGCGCACCGGGGCGACCGTGTGGGTGCACGGCGGCACGTTCACCACGTACACCGAGGCCCGCGAGGCCCGGCGCGAGCGGCTGGCCGAGCTGGCCCGCCGCTGGGACGAGGAGCACGCCAAGCTCATCACGCTGGTGAACACCCTCAAGACGAAGGCCGCGTTCAACGACGGCCTGGCGTCGCGCTACTCGGCCGCCCAGACGCGGCTGCGCAAGTTCGAGGAGGCCGGCCCGCCGGAGGTGGTGGCGCACGACCAGCACGTCCGGGTGCGTCTGAGGGGCGGGCGGACGGCCAAGCGCGCGGTCGTCGCGGAGCAGCTCGAGCTCACGGGGCTGATGCGACCGTTCGACCTCGAGGTGTGGTTCGGCGAGCGCGTCGCCGTGCTCGGGTCGAACGGGTCGGGCAAGTCGCACTTCCTGCGGCTGCTCGCGGCCGGCGGGACCGACCCGCAGCCCGAGCAGGCGCCGTCCGAGGGTGAGCCCCCGGTCGACCCCGTCACGCACACCGGCGTCGCCCGGCTCGGCTCGCGGGTCGTCCCCGGGTTCTTCGCGCAGAACCGGCAGCACGCGCAGGACGCGGCGTTCGCCGGCCGCACCCTGCTGGAGATCCTGCACCGCGGCGAGGGCCGGCGGCCGGGCATGGGCCGGGAGCCCGCGAGCAAGGCGCTCGACCGGTACGAGCTGGTGGCCTCGGCCGAGCAGCGGTACGAGACGCTGTCCGGCGGCCAGCAGGCCCGGTTCCACATCCTCCTGCTCGAGCTGGGCGGCGCGACCCTGCTGCTGCTCGACGAGCCGACCGACAACCTCGACCTGCACTCCGCGGAGGCGCTCGAGGCCGGGCTGGCGGCGTTCGAGGGCACCGTGCTCGCCGTGACGCACGACCGCTGGTTCGCCCGCGGGTTCGACCGGTTCCTCGTGTTCGGCGAGGACGGCGCGGTGGTCGAGACGCCGGAGCCCGTGTGGGACGCGGGCCGCGTGGCCCGGGCGCGCTGA
- a CDS encoding DUF5709 domain-containing protein, producing MTENTPATSTDAATGAEGDADQLPEEDTLLDRGVDDLLDEGYSPPERPRPASAHWGETPWEESRGETLDQRVAQEEPDVWDDPDRAPDPSREPGRAGRLLEDDDAVESGGNDQFAIDAGVDGGAASAEEAAVHVVDEED from the coding sequence ATGACCGAGAACACCCCTGCCACGAGCACCGACGCCGCCACCGGGGCCGAGGGCGACGCCGACCAGCTGCCCGAGGAGGACACGCTGCTCGACCGCGGCGTCGACGACCTGCTGGACGAGGGCTACTCCCCGCCGGAGCGGCCCCGGCCGGCGTCCGCGCACTGGGGCGAGACGCCCTGGGAGGAGTCCCGCGGCGAGACGCTCGACCAGCGCGTCGCCCAGGAGGAGCCGGACGTGTGGGACGACCCGGACCGGGCGCCGGACCCCTCGCGCGAGCCCGGCCGCGCCGGCCGCCTGCTCGAGGACGACGACGCCGTGGAGTCCGGCGGCAACGACCAGTTCGCGATCGACGCGGGCGTGGACGGCGGCGCCGCGAGCGCCGAGGAGGCCGCGGTCCACGTCGTCGACGAGGAAGACTGA
- the truA gene encoding tRNA pseudouridine(38-40) synthase TruA, which yields MDLAYDGTDFAGWARQPGLRTVQGVVEDGLALVLRAEHRGDPPPRVTVAGRTDAGVHARGQVLHVDVPAGAWAAVPGRSDRTPAQSLLTRLGGVLPDDVVATAVREAPGGFDARFSAVARRYAYRVCDDPALRDPLRRHHVLWTRRPLDVDAMHAAAQQVLGRHDFAAYCKPRPGATTIRTLDELTWERPSSGPDAGLVVATVRADAFCHSMVRALVGASLAVGEGRRPVGWPAELLVGGRRDPGGAVVAARGLTLEEVVYPPDDELAARQLRTRAPRSADDVDRHPLRGA from the coding sequence ATCGACCTCGCGTACGACGGCACCGACTTCGCCGGCTGGGCGCGGCAGCCCGGGCTGCGCACGGTGCAGGGCGTGGTCGAGGACGGCCTGGCGCTGGTGCTGCGCGCGGAGCACCGGGGGGACCCGCCGCCGCGCGTGACCGTCGCGGGGCGCACCGACGCCGGGGTGCACGCGCGGGGCCAGGTGCTGCACGTGGACGTCCCCGCGGGCGCGTGGGCGGCGGTCCCGGGCCGCTCGGACCGCACGCCGGCGCAGTCGCTGCTGACGCGGCTCGGCGGTGTGCTGCCGGACGACGTCGTCGCGACCGCCGTGCGCGAGGCCCCCGGCGGGTTCGACGCCCGGTTCTCCGCCGTCGCGCGTCGCTACGCCTACCGCGTCTGCGACGACCCGGCTCTGCGCGACCCGCTGCGCCGGCACCACGTGCTGTGGACGCGCCGGCCGCTCGACGTCGACGCGATGCACGCCGCTGCGCAGCAGGTGCTCGGGCGGCACGACTTCGCGGCGTACTGCAAGCCGCGCCCGGGGGCCACGACCATCCGCACGCTCGACGAGCTGACGTGGGAGCGCCCGTCCTCGGGCCCGGACGCGGGCCTGGTCGTCGCGACCGTCCGCGCGGACGCGTTCTGCCACTCGATGGTGCGGGCGCTGGTCGGCGCGAGCCTGGCCGTCGGGGAGGGGCGGCGCCCGGTCGGCTGGCCGGCGGAGCTGCTCGTCGGCGGCCGCCGGGACCCGGGCGGGGCCGTCGTCGCCGCGCGAGGGCTCACCCTGGAGGAGGTCGTCTACCCGCCGGACGACGAGCTCGCCGCCCGGCAGCTCCGGACGCGCGCGCCGCGCTCGGCGGACGACGTCGACCGGCACCCGCTGCGGGGGGCCTGA